The genomic segment ACCCATAAGGATTAATAAATGAATGATAAATACAATTGCTAGGGCAACATATGAAGCAATAACGAATTTTCCTAGATTGTAGATTGCATTTAAATCACTGGTCGCCACTGTTCGTGTCATAATTGCCAACACCCCATACGGAGTTAAACGAAGAATCAGTGTGACAACACGCATGACAATCGCATAGACACTGTCCATAATCTTTTTGAACATTTCGGCTTGCTCTGGTTCTTTTCTACTTACTCCTAGATACCCAATTCCCAAAAATACTGCAAAGATTACAACAGCAATAGTAGATGTTGCTCTAGCACCCGTAAAGTCTAAAAATGGGTTTCGCGGTAGTAATTCAAGGATTTGGTTCGGTAATGTTTTTCCTTCAAGATTACTACTATAAGCGTTTGTTAATGAGTCGCCTCGAGAAAGTTCCGCATCACCTTGTTCAATTTGAATTGCTTCCAAATTAAAGGTAATCGTCGTTCCAATCCCAACTGCAGCGGAAATTACCGTTGTCGCAATTAACATTCCGATAATTAATAAGCTAATCTTCCCTAAATTTTTCGCGAGCTTCATTTTTGTAAAAGCAGCTAGGATCGACACAAAAATTAATGGCATCACAATCATTTGTAAAAACCGAATATAACTCGTGCCAACTAATCCAAACCAATCCATTGAGGTTTTAATAATTTCAGATTTGGGATCATAAACAAACTGTAAAATAAGACCAAAGATAATTCCGATCCCAAGTGCTGCAAATACTCGTTTTGAAAATGAGACATGCTTCTTCTGCATGACATACAGACCAGAAATAACTAATAATAAAATTGCAATGTTTAAGAGAACTAATAGCGTTGTCATTTCTAAACCCCCTCCATAATTTGTATTTATTTACAATACTATACACCTACAATCCCTATCAGTCAACTACGAATTATAAGGGAGATAATATACTAGATATTACGGGTGATAGATTACTTTTATGTCAGTGCATGTGAAATTTTACTTAGAACTTGTTTTATTCACTTAGAATTAATCTTGTTCACGTCGAAGTTTTCACTGAAATAGATTTTTTGGCTTCAGTTCATGTGAAATTTTTGGTTATTCTATCAAATGAGCAACTTTTTCGATCAATAAAAGAGGTTATCCGATCAATTGAAAAGATTTTTCTATCAATTCAACCATTTATTCGATCATATCAACTCATTATTCGATCATTTACCTAAAAAAGGCCACCCACATATATGTGGGCAGCCTCAACTTCTACAGTTTGAATGAGCTCTTCAACGATACAATCCGGTTAAAAACTAAATTTTCATTCGTCGATAACTTTGGATCTACATTAAAATAACCATGACGGAAGAACTGGTACTTATCATGCCCTTTAGCCTCAGCCATGTTTTCTTCCACAAACCCGCTTAATACTTCGACGGACTTCGGATTTACTTTTTCAAGGAAGTTCTTATCTTCACCTTCGTCTCCAGCGTCGTCTAAGATTAGTGGCTCATAAAGCCTAAATTCAGCAGCCTTCGCATGGGTAGCTTCTACCCAGTGTAACGTTCCTTTTACTTTACGACCAGTAAAACCAGTTCCACTCTTTGTTTCAGGATCGTACGTACAACGAAGCTCAACAACGTTTCCACTTTCGTCCTTAACAACTTCTTCACATTTGATAAAATAAGCATGCTTTAAGCGAACTTCATTTCCTGGGAATAGTCTAAAGTACTTACTTGGCGGATCTTCCATAAAGTCATCTTGCTCAATATAAATTTCACGTGAAAATGGGATTTTACGTGTTCCCATTTCTTCGTTTTCTGGATTAATCTCAGCATCTAACCACTCTACTTCGCCCTCTGGATAGTTCGTTATGACAACCTTTAGTGGCTCTAATACGGCCATTGTACGCGGGGCTTTCAGCTTCAAATCTTCACGAATAAAGTGCTCCAACATTTGCTCATCAACAGTACTGAAGGCACGAGAAACTCCGATTTCACGACAGAAATTACGAATAGCTTCTGGTGTATACCCTTTTCTACGTAAGCCAGAGATTGTCGGCATACGTGGGTCGTCCCAGCCGTCCACAATATTTTCATCGACAAACATTTTCAGTTTGCGCTTACTCATCACTGTATTTGTTAGGTTCAAGCGAGCAAATTCATACTGCCTTGGCGTTGCATCCATTTCACACTGCTCAACTACCCAGTCATAAAATGGGCGTTGGTCTTCAAACTCCAAGGTACAAATTGAATGAGTTACCCCTTCAATCGCATCCTCTAAAGGATGAGCAAATGTGTACATTGGGTAAATGCACCATTTGTCACCTGTATTGTGATGTGTTGCATGGGATATGCGATAAATTACTGGGTCACGTAGGTTGATGTTCGGTGAAGCCATATCTATTTTCGCACGAAGAACCTTCTCACCATTCTGAAACTCTCGATTTTTCATACGCTCAAATAAATCAAGATTTTCTTCAACAGAACGACTTCTTGACGGACTTTCTTTGCCTGGCTCTGTTAACGTTCCACGGTAGGCACGAATTTCTTCTTGAGACATATCTTCAACATATGCTAATCCTTTTTTGATCAAAAGAACTGCTTTTTCATACATCGTGTCAAAGTAGTCAGACGCAAAGAATAGGCCATCCCAATCAAATCCTAGCCACTTTACATCTTCTTTAATAGACTCAACAAACTCTACATCTTCCTTCACCGGATTTGTGTCGTCAAAACGTAGGTTTGTTCTCCCTTTAAACTCATCTGCTAATTCAAAATTAAGTACAATCGACTTTGCATGTCCAATATGTAAGTATCCGTTCGGTTCTGGTGGAAAGCGGGTGACAATTTCATCGTACTTTCCAGCTTTTAAGTCTTCGACAACAATATGTTTAATAAAGTTTGAACTGCTCGTTTTATTCTCCATAATACATACCAACCTTTCTCCAGTCTAATGAATTTCATTATTTTTTAGGTGATTTTGAAATTCATTCGGTCTCTAAATAATAATTTAAGTTATATCATAAATTAGCAAATATATCTATGTCTGTAGTGTATCTGAGTCAGGAACAGAATAAACCCGGTTTATGAATATTTAGGAACGGTTATTTATAAAGGAACGGATCAACCTATTTATTAGGTCAGATCTGACCAAATCATTCATATTAGGAGTGATCGTCTATGCCAATATTAGAAATTAGCGTCGTCCCAGTAGGGTCAAGTACGCCAAGCTTTAGTAGTAATGTTTCACAAGCTGTAAACATTATTAAGGAGCGCGGCCTTAATTACCAAGTAACTCCAACCGCTACGGTTATTGAAGGTAGCTTAGATGAAATCATGGATTGCGCTAAGCAAATCCACCAAAACGAAATTCAAAATGGAACACAACGCGTTGTAACAAATATTTCTATTGATGACCGAATTGATAAGCCGATGTCATTAGAGCATCAAGTTGAGGTTGTTGATCAATAAGAATCAAAAGCTGCTTACCTCTATAGGTTTGCAGCTTTTGTTACGTTTCCTCTAAATAATCTCTAGTTATGATTATTGCATTATAATTTGCGCCAATAGCTTGTAAGATTGCTCCCAAGGTTGTAATAGGGACACCTTCCCTTTCCCTATCTTTTATTAGCAAAACAGCTCCGATTGCTTCTAAGCCTGCTCCTAAACTTTGTATAGCATTACCTACGGCGAGTTGTTCTTCACCAGCTAAATAGTCAGCAACTGCGCTTAACGATGCACCCTTCGATTGTAATATATACCCCAAAAATTCGATCCGAAGGTTATCTTTTTCTTCCCCAAGACCAATGAATTCCCTATATGCACCTAATGACGCTGTAGCCCCCCCAGCACCATCAATCCAGTTACCAGCAAACGCTAGAGGCTCATCTTCTCTCGCTGTACCAATTAGAAACGGACCGGCCCCTTGTAAACCATCACCAATGGCAACAAGTAGCTTATTTATGTCATTTAAACCTAGTAACTCCCTTGTTTCACCTATTGCAGAGATAATTGTACCAATCGCATCTAACCAGGTACCTATTAGTATCTTCTCACGGTCTGACAGTCCTACTGCTGAGATTAACTCCTCATAATTTTCCAACGTGGCCTCACCAATCCTTAATTAAAAACACTACTACTTTAAATATATTCATTAGAAATTTTTGAGTGAAGTCAAACGTTTATTTTGATTTTAAAACAATACAAAAGGCCAAAGCTAAAAAAAGGACGAAACTAGTCTCCCTAGTTTGCCCTTTGATTTATTTCTCTAGCTTTTTATTAAATCTAGAAGCTCGTAGACAACCCTATTTTTCCCTTGCCGCTTTGCTTGATATAATAGTTTATCTGCCTCATCTATTAATTTAATCGGTTCTTCCTCATTAGAATTCCTTTTACAGCCAAAGCTCATGGTTACTGTGAATTTTCCTTCATTGCAATAATGGACTTCCTCTGATATTTTTTCTTTTAAATTAGCAAGTAATTCCTCTACATATCTTTGCTCATCAGTGTATATAAGAATGGCAAATTCCTCACCACCATAGCGAAAAACACTTCCAATGTCTTCGGGAATATTTATTCGAAGAACCTTTGCAACTTTTTTTAGAACAATGTCGCCTACTACATGCCCATATTGGTCGTTTATTTTCTTAAATCCATCAATATCAGCAAAAACGAGGTAGAAAGGCGTATCTTTGTCTTTAGTGACTCGCAACTGCTCTTGAAATGAACGGTGGTTATCTAAATTAGTGAGGTGATCTTTGTTGGCTAAATTCTCAAATGTATTCTTTTCAGAAAAATGGTATCTTTCCCTAGATACAACGATACCTCCTAATAATCCGACAAGGAGTAAGAATACAAGTTGTGTAAGATACGTTATATAGTCAAATGACATAATGAAATATCCTTGAACCATAAATAAAATTGTAAAACCTAACATAAATAGTAGAGAGAATGTCATCGCCCCAACAAGTCTCCAATAAACTGAAACATGTAGAATAATGAGGTAAGCGATTGGGGTTAGTGGACTATAAATTCCACCCGTTAGTGCTATTAATGCAAAAAATGATACAAAATCAAAAAAAGGACCACCTTTAGTCATAATTAAGTATGCTTTTGAACTTTCAGGTGCTTTATAAAGGCAAAAATCCGACAGTCCCATATAGATACATCCGAATACTACCAAGGCTGAGAATAAGATTAAGTGTAACTCAACTGGGTTATCTATATAATTAATTAAAAAAACAATAACAGATAAGATTAGAAAAAACCACCGCAAAGAAGAGAACACCATCTCGAGAGCGTGATCTGATTGATATGCTTGAACTATAACTCTTCTCATGCGCTTCAAGGAAACTCCTCCTATATCTTTCGTCCTATACTAAATTATACGTTTTGTAGAAATTTATGTAAATCAATTTTATTGAGTTAACAGATTAAATTTTACTAGATTATCTGTTAGTCATATCTGTAATGATTAGAGCGTACTAAATATAAGATATCCGAATTCAATAGGAGGGTGCACTGATGGAGGAAAGAATAGAAAAAGTGGAAACACGCTTAAATAAACTAGAAAAAGACAGAGAGTATATGGTTCAACATATTCAAGAACTTCAGATAGCGATAGAAAAATTAAGGCAATCACCAGTAAGTAATCCTCCAGACTTCAACCAACCTGTTCATGCGAAAATAGAGTACTTAACTGCTGCGAATGAGCAAATGTTCCAACAAAATCAAAGGTTGCGACAGTATATTGAAGATTGTATTAATGGTGAAAAGACGCTGGAACAGAAAGGGTATTTGAGGGCTTTAAGTGGCGAAGACAGTTAAAACTAAATTTAGCCTAAGTATAAACTTAGACTAACAGGCTAGGAGATTGCTTATTATTTTGTTTTTTCTCATTAGACTTTTCCATACTTACAACTGTTAAGTTATTGGATTGAATGGTTCCAAAATCGGTTATCTCTTTTTTACAATAGGGACAATACCATAAACCATCTGGATAACTACTATAAGATACTTTATTACAGCTATGACATGTTTTTTGATACATTTCATTCCCCCCTTATAAAATATTGTATTCATTCGATTACCTTTACATCACTAGTCGTGAGGACTATTTATATCATCCATTAGAATGATTTTTAGATGAGTTAGTAAAAAGCAAAACTCTGCCTTTATTCAGGCAGAGTTTGCATTACGATCACTACTTATACTAATTTGTTTTTCCGTTTCATTCAGCCTAAGTACTAAGGTGAGAGCTTCGACCACACAACTGTCATAGATCTTTTCCTTTAAAATTTCAGAAATAGCTAAGGCTGGAGTTAATGCATCTTCGCGATATGCCCTCGGATTAGTCATAGCTAGGTAAGCTTCGACAATCCCGAGTACCTGTGAAAATATAGGTATATCACCCTCTCTTAATCTATGAGGATAACCTTTTCCATTTATTTTTTCATGATGGTGTAGAAATGCTATTTTCACCTTCTCGAATTCTTCTATATCTCCTAAAATATCTTTACCAAACATACAATGTTCCTGAACTAGATTAAATTCGTAGGTAGTTAGTCTTCCATCTTTGTCAAAGATATAGTCTGGACATTTAATTCTACTGACGAAGTGTAGCAATGATATTAAGTAAGCTTCAGCTTCGTCAACTCTCTCATTAGGGAAATTATCCATTACCCTTTTAATCAAATTACTCATAATAACAATTTCATTACGGTTAATTTGTGTCTTTCTTTCAATGACCGGAACGAAAGAATGTAGTAAATTCAATACATGATGTTGGTTTTTCTTCTTATCTAAATTTTTTCGGCTTTCATTATAGATTTTATTCGATTCGAACATAAGACTGCCTAGAAGAATGCTTCCTAAACCATATAATAATACACTTGCTACACTAACTAAATCTGTACTTAGAGAGTACAAGTAAAACACCAAAATTACGGTAGACACCAGATAGATAGTGCTCCACCTAAAGAATAGTGTTCTATTACCAAACAAACTGATAATAATTGGGTAAAACAAAAATCCAAATCCTAAAGAGGAATTATGAAATGGATCATAGAGCGCGAAGTAAAATAGTAAAAGTAAGCACAGGAGGGCTGCTATATCTAAATTCCCCTTCTTACTTATTACGACCTTAAGCAATAGATAGCAGGTGACTATAACCATTAGACTTATTAAGAAGCCAATGACAATTGATAATAAACTAATATCAATGATGAAACTGTTAAGTAGCCCCAATATAAATTCCAAGGAAACTAAAACCCCAACAATTACGATAGATAGTGTGCCAATATGGTTTTTCATTTGAATGTCAACCAAAGCCTAGACACTTCCTTTCATTCTTCAACTTACTTGAACATATCCGGTTTTTAAAGCATAAAGAACTGCTTGTGAGCGGTTAGGCTGCCCAGTTTTTCGTAAGATACTACTAACATGGGTCTTTACGGTAGCTTCAGAAATGTACAATCTTTCAGCTATATGAGCATTTGTATAGTTATCTATAATTAGTTCGAACACTTCTCTCTCCCGTTCTGTTAAGGAAATTTGTTCGTGACTATTTTTGCTCTTTGCCTTCGATGCCTTATTTAGCTTTGGTTGAAAACATGAGTATCCCATTAATACCATTTCAATCGTGTTTAGGATTTGTTGCGGCAAAGTATCCTTCATAATGTAACTGTCAATGCCGCTATCTAAAGCTTGATAAATATCGTCACTGTCATCATAGGCGGTCAAAATAATTATTTTCACTTCAGGTAATTTTGTTTTAATCATTTTGCTAGTTTCAATAATTGACTCTCCAGGCATTTTTAAATCAGAAATAATTAGGTTCGGTTGGCATTGAAGTGCCTTTTCTAATAATTCATCTCCATTAGATGCTTCATCAACTACTGCAAATTTCGGTATACTTTGTAATACGATTTTTAATCCATCCTTTACGATCTGATGGTCATCTGCAAGCAGTACATTAACCAATCTCCTCAACTCCTATTCTCGGAATTATTGCAATAACTTCAGTTCCTTGATTTTGTTTTGAACGAAGCATAACTTGTCCATAGACGTTTTTCACTCTTTCTCTCATTCCATTCAAACCAAGACTTGATTTTTTTTCAGTTGTTTCACAAATACCAATTCCATCATCTACGATTTTCAAGGTCCATTGGATGGGAGTAACCTCTAAAACAACATTTACGTTTTTCGCATTTGCATGTTTTAAAATATTATTGATTGCCTCTTCTGCAATTCGATATAATGTTTCATTTATCTCAAGTGACTCTTCTATTACTCTACCTTTTTTAGTGAAACTTACGTTAAGGCTTGTCCCTTGTTTCCTTTTATTAATTAAATTTTCGATTGCATCAAAAATATTATGATTTTCTTTTCCCTCCATTAAAAATCGAATATGTTCCCTAACTTCGCGATTGCTCTGTTGGATTTGTGTTTCCATTTGGTTTATTAGTTCATTTAATTGAACTGACTCTGTAAAGGAAGTCACTTGTTTTAGTTGAAAAACTTTGGTAGAAAGAAAGAAAAGTTGTTGCGCTACACCATCATGAAGATCTTGAGCTAATTTTTTTCGGACTTCTTCTTTAAGTGAGTTTGTGATTTCGTTTTTTAAGGCAATTTTCTTTTTTTGGCTAATCAAGAAATTTGACGAAATATTCAAATAAATAAGCTCATACCAATGTACACTTTTCTCTACCAAAATAAATCCTTGATTAGTCTTTCCTAGCTGGTTAATAGGAAAAAAGTAAAACAAATCTTGTTGACCAATATGGTTCGTTAATAAAACTTCTTTTCTTTTCTCCTTTTTATGGAAATCCTTTTTCAGCAGTTCGTTAATAAATAAACTTTTCTCCCATTCTCTGTTTTCAGTAATGTCGTTAAACCAACATATACAGACTTTTCTTGATTGAAAAACTCGTTGTAATAACTTCTCCAAACGTAATGTTACAACACCCAAGTCAAAAATACTGTCTAACTTGGCGACTGAGCGATTGATTAATAAAAGATGAAAATACCAAAATTTAAAACTTTTAAATAAGTAATTACCAACGAACGTTAGTGAAAAGAATGATAGTGCCAGTAACCCAACTTTAAAAGGGACAGTATAAGGTAGTTCTAACCGTGGAACAAAACCCACTGGTAACTTGATACAAGCTAAAACATAAACTAGAGAAAATAAGTAATACTGCAATCCGCGGAATAAGAAATATAGTAATCCTAAGGTTGCTAATAAATAAATAATAAATGGGCTTTCTATTTGGCCAGTTTTTACAATTAAGAAAAAGGTAATCATTAGGTCTAATCCAATAAGAAGTTGTGTAAATTGCACCTTTAAATTAAATACGAAAGTACTTAGATAACTTACATTTAAAACCAACGCAAAAAATATTAATAATAATCCATATGTACTAAAACTATTAACGTAGAAAAGAAAAATAAATAAGCAAACACTTAAACGAAATATAATTATAATTGCGTTTATATCTCTTACCAAGTTTCCCATTTCATTCACCTACAACTGGTATTTACTTACAAAATATTATCTAGTTAAATCTTACTATTGTTCACTATATAGAACAACGGGGTTATTTTGTCTCTTTTTGTTTATTTTTTATGGAAAATTGTAGAAAGAATTAATTACTTGTCTAAAATTGGAAAATGACTATTATAAGTACAATAGTCATTCTGCCTATTTCTATTATTTTTATAGTTGCAACGGTTTTGCTATTTTGTAAAATGGGAATAAAGATACAGAAGCATACCCTTTTATATTGGTAATCGGCACTGGGCCCATGTTTGGATCACGACTATCTAAACTCTCACCAGGAGTTCGGTTGTCTCCCATAACAAAGATATGTCCAAGGCCAACTGTAACAGCTGCCATATCATTTGCATCACCTATTGTATGCAGCTCGGGTAATGGTATTTCATTTACATACACTATCCCATCTGATATAGATACAGTATCTCCAGGTACACCGATTACTCGTTTGATAACATCATAACCTCCTTCTTCAAGAACAACGACATCTCCGTAATTAGGCTCCCCGATAGTCGCTGAGAGTTTGTTTACTAAAAGAAAGCTTCCGTCTTTCAAGGACGGCTGCATAGAATCGCCAACTATCAATGTAAATCCAATGGTAGTTTTTATGGCAAATACGGCAAGCATTAAGAAAAAAATAAACTTAACCCAGCCGATAATTTCTTTCTTATTATCTCTCTTTTTTTCTTCGTTTTGCTTACCAACAGGAATAGTTTCGATTTCTAAATTAGTTGCGTACTGCACGTTATATCCACCTACCAATAATTAGAGTTTTAGAACAAACCTAGTTTTGTTTTGTTCTATTATCTTCCTTATAACCAAACTCGTTGCTACTATCTTCACCAATCGGTTCTGCATCATCTTCTTCAACAATGCTAGCTTTGTCTCCTGGCTCTTCCTCAACCGGCTGGCTATCAGATATTAGTTGGTTCATCGCTTGTATTGCATCATTCATAATATCTGTTAATTGGCTTTCTATCTTTTGTCTTTCTGTATCATTGAAATAATTTATATTAGCAACTAGGTGGTCAGCGTGTTCTTCAATCAAATTAGTTATCATTTCAATTTGTTGTTGAGTAAACGAAGCAATCTCAAATGCAGACCTCTCTAATGCTAATTGGACTTCTTCCTTTAAACGTTGCTTTTGTCTTTCTAATTCATTCTCAACTGCAACCTCCATACTTTGAATTGCTTCATTGGCTTT from the Anaerobacillus alkaliphilus genome contains:
- a CDS encoding L-cystine transporter, which translates into the protein MTTLLVLLNIAILLLVISGLYVMQKKHVSFSKRVFAALGIGIIFGLILQFVYDPKSEIIKTSMDWFGLVGTSYIRFLQMIVMPLIFVSILAAFTKMKLAKNLGKISLLIIGMLIATTVISAAVGIGTTITFNLEAIQIEQGDAELSRGDSLTNAYSSNLEGKTLPNQILELLPRNPFLDFTGARATSTIAVVIFAVFLGIGYLGVSRKEPEQAEMFKKIMDSVYAIVMRVVTLILRLTPYGVLAIMTRTVATSDLNAIYNLGKFVIASYVALAIVFIIHLLILMGVGLNPITYMKKAFPVLAFAFTSRTSAGALPMNIATQKKLGVSDGIANFAGSFGLSIGQNGCAGVYPAMLAVIIAPTVGINPLDPGFLAMLLAIVAISSFGVAGVGGGATFAALLVLSALDLPIALAGLLISVEPLIDMGRTALNVSGSMTAGLVTSKVTGEIDTDIYNNPEQQIEIQA
- a CDS encoding glutamine--tRNA ligase/YqeY domain fusion protein yields the protein MENKTSSSNFIKHIVVEDLKAGKYDEIVTRFPPEPNGYLHIGHAKSIVLNFELADEFKGRTNLRFDDTNPVKEDVEFVESIKEDVKWLGFDWDGLFFASDYFDTMYEKAVLLIKKGLAYVEDMSQEEIRAYRGTLTEPGKESPSRSRSVEENLDLFERMKNREFQNGEKVLRAKIDMASPNINLRDPVIYRISHATHHNTGDKWCIYPMYTFAHPLEDAIEGVTHSICTLEFEDQRPFYDWVVEQCEMDATPRQYEFARLNLTNTVMSKRKLKMFVDENIVDGWDDPRMPTISGLRRKGYTPEAIRNFCREIGVSRAFSTVDEQMLEHFIREDLKLKAPRTMAVLEPLKVVITNYPEGEVEWLDAEINPENEEMGTRKIPFSREIYIEQDDFMEDPPSKYFRLFPGNEVRLKHAYFIKCEEVVKDESGNVVELRCTYDPETKSGTGFTGRKVKGTLHWVEATHAKAAEFRLYEPLILDDAGDEGEDKNFLEKVNPKSVEVLSGFVEENMAEAKGHDKYQFFRHGYFNVDPKLSTNENLVFNRIVSLKSSFKL
- a CDS encoding MTH1187 family thiamine-binding protein — encoded protein: MPILEISVVPVGSSTPSFSSNVSQAVNIIKERGLNYQVTPTATVIEGSLDEIMDCAKQIHQNEIQNGTQRVVTNISIDDRIDKPMSLEHQVEVVDQ
- a CDS encoding DUF6944 family repetitive protein, with protein sequence MENYEELISAVGLSDREKILIGTWLDAIGTIISAIGETRELLGLNDINKLLVAIGDGLQGAGPFLIGTAREDEPLAFAGNWIDGAGGATASLGAYREFIGLGEEKDNLRIEFLGYILQSKGASLSAVADYLAGEEQLAVGNAIQSLGAGLEAIGAVLLIKDREREGVPITTLGAILQAIGANYNAIIITRDYLEET
- a CDS encoding GGDEF domain-containing protein, translating into MRRVIVQAYQSDHALEMVFSSLRWFFLILSVIVFLINYIDNPVELHLILFSALVVFGCIYMGLSDFCLYKAPESSKAYLIMTKGGPFFDFVSFFALIALTGGIYSPLTPIAYLIILHVSVYWRLVGAMTFSLLFMLGFTILFMVQGYFIMSFDYITYLTQLVFLLLVGLLGGIVVSRERYHFSEKNTFENLANKDHLTNLDNHRSFQEQLRVTKDKDTPFYLVFADIDGFKKINDQYGHVVGDIVLKKVAKVLRINIPEDIGSVFRYGGEEFAILIYTDEQRYVEELLANLKEKISEEVHYCNEGKFTVTMSFGCKRNSNEEEPIKLIDEADKLLYQAKRQGKNRVVYELLDLIKS
- a CDS encoding HD-GYP domain-containing protein gives rise to the protein MKNHIGTLSIVIVGVLVSLEFILGLLNSFIIDISLLSIVIGFLISLMVIVTCYLLLKVVISKKGNLDIAALLCLLLLFYFALYDPFHNSSLGFGFLFYPIIISLFGNRTLFFRWSTIYLVSTVILVFYLYSLSTDLVSVASVLLYGLGSILLGSLMFESNKIYNESRKNLDKKKNQHHVLNLLHSFVPVIERKTQINRNEIVIMSNLIKRVMDNFPNERVDEAEAYLISLLHFVSRIKCPDYIFDKDGRLTTYEFNLVQEHCMFGKDILGDIEEFEKVKIAFLHHHEKINGKGYPHRLREGDIPIFSQVLGIVEAYLAMTNPRAYREDALTPALAISEILKEKIYDSCVVEALTLVLRLNETEKQISISSDRNANSA
- a CDS encoding response regulator, translating into MVNVLLADDHQIVKDGLKIVLQSIPKFAVVDEASNGDELLEKALQCQPNLIISDLKMPGESIIETSKMIKTKLPEVKIIILTAYDDSDDIYQALDSGIDSYIMKDTLPQQILNTIEMVLMGYSCFQPKLNKASKAKSKNSHEQISLTEREREVFELIIDNYTNAHIAERLYISEATVKTHVSSILRKTGQPNRSQAVLYALKTGYVQVS
- a CDS encoding sensor histidine kinase, giving the protein MITFFLIVKTGQIESPFIIYLLATLGLLYFLFRGLQYYLFSLVYVLACIKLPVGFVPRLELPYTVPFKVGLLALSFFSLTFVGNYLFKSFKFWYFHLLLINRSVAKLDSIFDLGVVTLRLEKLLQRVFQSRKVCICWFNDITENREWEKSLFINELLKKDFHKKEKRKEVLLTNHIGQQDLFYFFPINQLGKTNQGFILVEKSVHWYELIYLNISSNFLISQKKKIALKNEITNSLKEEVRKKLAQDLHDGVAQQLFFLSTKVFQLKQVTSFTESVQLNELINQMETQIQQSNREVREHIRFLMEGKENHNIFDAIENLINKRKQGTSLNVSFTKKGRVIEESLEINETLYRIAEEAINNILKHANAKNVNVVLEVTPIQWTLKIVDDGIGICETTEKKSSLGLNGMRERVKNVYGQVMLRSKQNQGTEVIAIIPRIGVEEIG
- the lepB gene encoding signal peptidase I produces the protein MQYATNLEIETIPVGKQNEEKKRDNKKEIIGWVKFIFFLMLAVFAIKTTIGFTLIVGDSMQPSLKDGSFLLVNKLSATIGEPNYGDVVVLEEGGYDVIKRVIGVPGDTVSISDGIVYVNEIPLPELHTIGDANDMAAVTVGLGHIFVMGDNRTPGESLDSRDPNMGPVPITNIKGYASVSLFPFYKIAKPLQL